Proteins from one Mytilus galloprovincialis chromosome 11, xbMytGall1.hap1.1, whole genome shotgun sequence genomic window:
- the LOC143052025 gene encoding uncharacterized protein LOC143052025, with protein MAELSAKKLPRDRKANFTSIEANLISSRVTHELELLKGGFSPEVTNQKKNELWKVITEEVNALGVCMRSETEVRNKYRNMCRGAKEKFTNNRKEMSKTGGGPPPTQLTIAEENIVNAMRDSASFIDVDGLETEITCNDMTSKESKTVLK; from the exons ATGGCTGAATTGTCTGCAAAAAAATTGCCTAGGGACAGAAAAGCCAATTTCACATCCATTGAGGCAAACCTTATCAGTTCAAGAGTTACACATGAGTTGGAGTTATTGAAAGGGGGATTTTCCCCAGAAGTTACAAATCAGAAGAAAAATGAGTTATGGAAAGTCATAACAGAGGAAGTCAATGCATTGGGTGTTTGCATGAGGAGTGAAACTGAAGTCAGAAACAAATACCGTAATATGTGTCGGGGTGCCAAAGAGAAGTTTACCAACAACAGAAAGGAAATGAGCAAAACTGGAGGTGGACCACCACCCACACAGCTGACTATTGCGGAAGAAAACATAGTTAATGCTATGAGGGATAGTGCCTCATTCATTGATGTTGATGGTTTGGAGACAGAAATAACTTGCAATg ATATGACTTCAAAAGAATCAAAAACTGTTTTAAAGTGA